The following is a genomic window from Anaeromicrobium sediminis.
AAGACAAATTATGAATTTAGTGACGAAATAGAGATAATTAAAAATTCAAGAGAAGTGGCAAAACCTATCATATCTAAAATAGAAGGGCCCTGTGAATACTGTGATGAAGAGAGTTGTACTTGTAAAGGTACTTGTAAATATGAGGCCCATATTTACAGGAGAAGTAAAGGACCTGTCATAGAAGAGGGGAAATGTTTAACCTGTGGAGAATGCAGTAATGGATGTGATTTTGGAGCATTAGTAGATAAAATAGAATTTGTTCCTTTAATTGATTTATTGAAAGACAAAAACACTAAAGTTTATGCTTCAATAGCTCCTTCAATAGCAGGACAGTTTGGGAAAAATGTTACATTAGGACAAATGAGAACTGCATTGAAATTATTAGGATTTGAAGATATGGTAGAAGTGGCTTTGTTTGCTGATATACTCACTATAAAAGAGGCCTTTGAAGTAATAAACTTAGTAAAGACAGAGGATGATTTTTATTTGACCAGTTGTTGTTGTCCCGTATGGTTTAATATGGTGAAGAAAAATTATCCTAAACTCTTTGAACATATGCCACCATCCGTTTCTCCCATGATAGCATCAGGACGATTTTTAAAGGAATTATATAAGGATATAAAAGTTGTCTTTATAAGTCCTTGTACAGCAAAAAAGGCAGAGGCCAAGGAGCCAGATTTAAAGGGCGATATAGACTTTGTATTAACCTTTAGAGAACTAAAGGAAATATTTAAAACACTAAATATTGATCCTGAAAAACTAAAAGGAGATGACAAGGATCAAGCCTCCTTTGCTGGAAGATTATATGGAAGAACTGGAGGGGTAAGTTTCTCAGTAAAGACCATAGTAAATAGATTAGAACCTAGAAGATTAATAAAGTTAAAGAGTAAAAAGATTCATGGTGTTAAAGCCTGCAAAGAAACATTAGAGGAACTATCAAATAATGAGAAAGTAGATTATAATTTTGTTGAAGGTATGGGTTGTGTAGGTGGTTGTGTAGGTGGACCAAGGACTAATATACCTATGAATGAAGCTACTAATATATTAAACGAAACAGGAGAAGACTCTTTAATAATGACTCCCTTTGACAACATGAATCTAATGAAAATTTTAAAAGAATTAGGCATAGAACGTATAGAAGACATAGTAGAAGAAAATAGGGTATCTCAATTATTAAAAAGACAATAAAATAAAAAAATGTTGACACAAAAATTATTTGGTGCTACAATAGTCATCAAGAAATTAATATAGAAAAAAGCCATGACGGAGAGAAAGCATTGACACTGTAATTCCAGAGAGTTGGGGTAAGGTGAGAGCCCAATGTTATAAGACAATGTGTATATTCACTCTAGAGCTGTTGCACTAAAAATATTTCAAGTAGGTGCAAAGGGTTGTCCCCCTTATTTGGACTATAGTTTAGCTGAAAATATATTATATATTTGAAGCAGACTAGAGAATGAGATTATTCTATATACATATTGTGTATTTTAGGATTAATTAGAGTGGTACCGTGAAGCCAAGCTTCGCCTCTATATATGAGGCGGGGCTTTTTTTAATTTCTTAAATAGCTAGCTAAAATTTATAACCGGTTTAAAAATGTCATGACATAATAACTATTTAAAACATTAAAGAGAAAAGACCTAGGAGGGTTATTATGGATACAATTAACACAAAAAATCAGAAAAGAGATAAATGGGCATCTAAATTAGGGTTCATACTTGCAGCTGCAGGATCAGCTGTAGGATTAGGTAATCTATGGAAGTTCCCTTATAGTGCAGGAGCTAATGGGGGTGGCGCCTTTGTTATGGTTTATTTTCTATTCCTAATTACAATAGGATTTCCCTTAATGCTTGCAGCCATAACATTGGGGAGAAAGACACAATTATCAGCAGTAGGTGCCTATAGAAGCATTAAGAAAAAATGGGCCTTTGTAGGTGGTTTAGGAGTTGTTTGTGGATTTTTCATATTAGCAATGTACAGTACTGTAGGTGGATGGGTAATATATTATGTAATAAAGGCTTTAACAGGTGGCCTTGCAGAAAAGAATCCTCAAGTACTAGGGGAAATATTTGGTGAATTTATTACATCGCCAGGAATAAGTGTTGCTTATCAAGGATTATTTTTATTATTAACCCTATTAATTGTTCTAAGAGGAATTAGTTCAGGTATAGAAAAAGCAAGTAAAATAATGATGCCAGCCCTATTTGTAATAATGATTGTAATAGCTATTAGAGCTCTTTCCTTAGAGGGAGCATATGAAGGAGTTAAATTCTTATTAGTACCTGATTTCTCTAAAATAAATATGAGTGTAATAGTAAATGCCCTAGGGCAAGTATTTTTCTCTCTTAGTATAGGTATGGGAGTTATGGTTACCTACGGAAGTTATTTTGATAGAGAATCTAATTTATTACAAGCAGGAACATCAATACCTATATTAGATACTATGGTAGCTATTCTTGCAGGACTAGCCACATTACCAGCAGTGTTTGCCCTAGGATTTGAGGCTTCAGCAGGACCTGGTCTTATGTTCGTCACACTACCAGCTGTATTTGCAAGCATGGCCTTTGGAAATGTATTTTGTATATTATTCTTCCTATTAGTATTATTTGCGGCTTTAACATCTTCAATCTCCATGTTAGAAGTGTGTGTATCATATTTTGTAGATGAAAAGAATGTAGATAGGGTAAAAAGCTCTATAATAATATCTATAATAATATTTATTATAGGAGTACCAGCTACTCTTTCCATGGGTCCTTGGAGTGATCTTACTATACTTGGAAATTTAAATTTCTTTGATTTTTATGATAAGTTAACATCTAATATTTTACTTACATCAGGTGGTTTATTCTTATCCATATTTGTAGGTTGGATATGGGGGGCTGATAAGGCCGTTGAAGAAATTGAAAGAAATGGTACTAAATTTAAATTAGCACCAGTGTGGAAGTTTTTAATTAAGTTTGTAGTTCCACCGGCAGTATCCATAGTATTATTAAACTCTTTTAAAGAAGTACTAGCCTTAATTATGTAAAAAAACCATAACTTAGAATATGAGTACATTTATCTGCATAGATATTTCTTAGTATAAACAAACTATAATAAGAAATAAAAGGATTGCAGGTGGTAAATTTGAAAAGTGCCCTTATCATTTATGAGAGCAGGTATGGTACTACTAAAGATGTTGCAAGGAACTTATCTTATATAATTAAAAATGCACATATATGTAAGGCAAGCGAATTTCATAACAATAATAGGGATTATGACTTAGTTATAATAGGTGCTCCTGTATATTATGATAATCTAGATGAAAGAATTTATAAGTTTATAGAGGATAATATACTTTGGCTAAAAACTAAGGATATAATGGTATTTTGCACATGTATGTCTTTAGAAAACAAACATATATATTTGAAGAAAATATATAATATGCTTAATAAAAATATTATCAATACAAAGGCCTTAGGAGGAAAAATAATAATTAATAACTTAGATAAATTAGATTATTATAGAATGAAAAACTTTACCAGGATAAACGAAATGGCTTTGAATGATATGGATAACTATGACCTAAAAAAGATAGTGGAATATGGTCAATATATAAAGAAAATAATGAACAATGAACTAATAGAACATGAAGTTAGATAATAAAACTCGGCATTTTGCCGAGTTTTATTTTTCTACATGACCTTTAACATAATGAACTTTATTTTATATTTTGCATTTGGAAAATGTAAAATAAATGCAATGACAAAATTCGACAAAGAAAAAATCATATGATTGTCGAAGGAAAGGCTTCAAGATTAATGAAAGAAAAAATTAAAATAGGGCATATTCTGTATATACTCATAAATATACATATATATAGCTTGTACGGGACAAACCCATATATATGATAATTAAAAAGGGGGAATTTAATTATGAAAATGGACAAAATTAATTATTATGTGAATATGTAGCAGGAATCATACTAATTAATAAAGAAGAAAAAAACATGGAGTAATCAGAAGACAAGGGGGGGATATTGTGGATGTTAAAAAAGTAGGGAAATTACTAACGGAATATGAACAATGGGTCATGATTACTAATGAACAACAAGAAATTATATGGACAAGCCCAATGATAGAAAAGATATATAACAGGAAAAATATAATAGGATGCAAATTTGATGATCTATTTCCTATGACATTAGATTCAGTTATAGGCTCAAATAAAATCATGAAAACGGCATATGGGAAAAAA
Proteins encoded in this region:
- a CDS encoding [Fe-Fe] hydrogenase large subunit C-terminal domain-containing protein; translation: MVRNIDRFKDFQEKRMAIFSEVVKRYWNGNLEDSKDLNSLARDIREKYDFLEEDMPFIKDHIRVAMGLNPKTNYEFSDEIEIIKNSREVAKPIISKIEGPCEYCDEESCTCKGTCKYEAHIYRRSKGPVIEEGKCLTCGECSNGCDFGALVDKIEFVPLIDLLKDKNTKVYASIAPSIAGQFGKNVTLGQMRTALKLLGFEDMVEVALFADILTIKEAFEVINLVKTEDDFYLTSCCCPVWFNMVKKNYPKLFEHMPPSVSPMIASGRFLKELYKDIKVVFISPCTAKKAEAKEPDLKGDIDFVLTFRELKEIFKTLNIDPEKLKGDDKDQASFAGRLYGRTGGVSFSVKTIVNRLEPRRLIKLKSKKIHGVKACKETLEELSNNEKVDYNFVEGMGCVGGCVGGPRTNIPMNEATNILNETGEDSLIMTPFDNMNLMKILKELGIERIEDIVEENRVSQLLKRQ
- a CDS encoding sodium-dependent transporter, whose protein sequence is MDTINTKNQKRDKWASKLGFILAAAGSAVGLGNLWKFPYSAGANGGGAFVMVYFLFLITIGFPLMLAAITLGRKTQLSAVGAYRSIKKKWAFVGGLGVVCGFFILAMYSTVGGWVIYYVIKALTGGLAEKNPQVLGEIFGEFITSPGISVAYQGLFLLLTLLIVLRGISSGIEKASKIMMPALFVIMIVIAIRALSLEGAYEGVKFLLVPDFSKINMSVIVNALGQVFFSLSIGMGVMVTYGSYFDRESNLLQAGTSIPILDTMVAILAGLATLPAVFALGFEASAGPGLMFVTLPAVFASMAFGNVFCILFFLLVLFAALTSSISMLEVCVSYFVDEKNVDRVKSSIIISIIIFIIGVPATLSMGPWSDLTILGNLNFFDFYDKLTSNILLTSGGLFLSIFVGWIWGADKAVEEIERNGTKFKLAPVWKFLIKFVVPPAVSIVLLNSFKEVLALIM
- a CDS encoding flavodoxin domain-containing protein, with the protein product MKSALIIYESRYGTTKDVARNLSYIIKNAHICKASEFHNNNRDYDLVIIGAPVYYDNLDERIYKFIEDNILWLKTKDIMVFCTCMSLENKHIYLKKIYNMLNKNIINTKALGGKIIINNLDKLDYYRMKNFTRINEMALNDMDNYDLKKIVEYGQYIKKIMNNELIEHEVR